From Haloarcula rubripromontorii:
CCGCGGACGATGGTCGGGCTGACGGGTCGCCACCGTCCACGGCAGAGTTCACACCGGAGCGAGTGCTCTCGGTGTTTCAAGATCGGACGGACCAAGCGAAGCCGTTGACAGCAACCGATGTGATGGACGCGCTCGGCTGTTCCCGGAAGACGGCACACAACAAGCTCGACATACTCGTGGAACGAGGGGAGCTGGAAACGCGAAAAGTCGGCGCACGGAGTCGGGTCTGGTGGATCCCGTTCTCCCAGCTCGTCGGCACAGGCACGGAGCCACACCAGGACCGCGAGCCACCAGTCGAGCGCAGCATCGCCGATGCGGACCTACCGGGGACGGGGGAGACACTGGACGACCGACGTACGGCGTTGCGGGCCGCGTACGATTATCTTCGTGAAAACCCTGATACCGATGCCGGGAAACTCATTACCGAGGTGTTTCAGGAACACCCGGCGGGCTACAAAACCGCTGACGAGTGGTGGGACGCTATCGGACCCGCTCTAGAGGACCTCCCACAGGTTGACCTGGCTGCCGACCACGAACACGTCTGGCACTACGTCGGTGGGTGAGTCCATCGATGCCAGAGGAAAAGCCGACGGAACAGTCGGACGTAGCAGAAGAGACGGAGTCAGAGACAGCAGAGGTGTACGCCTCTCGAAAAGAGCAGCGGTATCCCATCTCATCGTACACCCCAGTCGCGTATGACAATCTCGAAGCGGCACCGGAGAGTGATGCCCATCCGGACACGGGAACGGGCGGGCGGTTCAGAGAACTCTCGTTGCCGAAAGTACCGAAGCTCCGCCACGTCGTCGGTCCCAGCGCAATCATGCTCGGGGCATCGCTCGGGAGCGGTGAGACGCTGTTCTGGCCGCATCTGGTCGCCAGCTACGGCTGGGGGCTGTACTGGCTGTTCCTCGTGGCTGTCAGCCTCCACTTTATCATCAACACCGAGATACAGCGGTGGACACTCGCGACCGGTGAGAGCGTGTTTCGGGCGTTCGAACGGGTTCATCCGGTCCTCCCACTGGCCATGCTACTGGGCGGGTTCGTCAGTCTCGGCTGGCCGGGCTGGGCCGCAAGCGCCGCGCGAATCGGGGCTGAAGGGCTCGCTCTCGGCACATATGACTTCGCCGGCGTCGACATCGTCGGCTGGCGGCTGTTCGGCATCGGGCTCATGGTGTTCATCTGGGTTACCTACCAAGTGACGCCGCTGATGTACAACGTCGTCGAGAGCCTCCAGCTTGTTCTGGTGGCGCTGTCCATCGCGTTCACACTGTTGCTGTTCGTACTCATCGGGTCGGTGGACGTGCTGTTTGGCGTCCCGGGAAGTCTGACTGAAGTCGGTGACTACTCGCCGGTCGGGACCATCGCCGTGCTGGTCGGCGCGCTGGCCTACGCCGGGGCGGGCGGCTACCTCAACCTCTCACAGAGCCTCTGGATACGCGAGAAAGGCTACGGAATGGGCCGGTATCAGGGCCGGATCAAGAACCCCTTCGCCGGCGATGACCCCGAAACCGTCCACGAAGACGGGTTCACGTTCACCCCAGACACGCAAAACCTCAAACGGTGGCGGGGCTGGTGGCGCGTCACACAGCTCGAACACCTCTTGACCTTCCTGCTTGGTCTCCTTCTGGTCACGACGATACTGGTCGTCATCGCGGTGTCGCAGGCACCGGGGACGACGAGTGACGCAGTAGATATGTGGCTCATCGAGATTGCGCCGTCGGTCGGCGGGGTCACGACGAGCGTCATCTACGTCACGCTGTTTCTCGCTCTGTTCACAACCGAATACGCGATCATCGAGTCGTTCGTCCGGAACAGTTCCGATATCATCTACGAGCTGTACGGGCGAGAAGCGGGCTGGAGCCTGCCGCGGCTGTTCTGGGGGTTGCTGACCGTCTTCTGTGGCTGGGGCGTGCTCATCCTCACCCTGCCGATATCGATATCCGACCCCTTCGGACTCCTGGTCGTTGGGGCAGCGATGTCCGGGTTGTTGATGTGGCCCTACATCGTCATCGTCCAGCTCGTCAACACAGTCCGGCTCCCGGAACATACGATGCCGGGCTGGGGGCGCGTCGTCGCGATGTGGGTCGCCGCCGCGTTTTTCGGGTATTTCAGCGTCCTCTTGATTGGCACGGGACTGACGACACGGCTGGGATTACGGGCGTTCACCGTCAAGCCAACCGTACTCGGCAGTGGACTGGGAGGGTACGTCCTCTGGGCAGTCTTCCTGCTCGTCCAGGTGTATACGATGTATCGAGTCGGACGTGCGAAGGTTGCGGCAGACGGAACGGTCGCTGACGCGGCCACTGCGAAAGGGTGGTTCTCGTGACCGACGAACTCCGCGTCCACTTGCACTATACGATGCGGGGCTCGTACCCGCTTCGGCTGGTCGACGTGTTGTTCTGTACAGAACGGGCGTACTTCGTCGAGTACGACTATCTGACACCCGTCGACCTGGTGTTCGGATCGCCGGGTCAGCGGGCCGCCGCGTTCGCCTCACGGGTGGTCGAAGAGGGCGTCCCGGCGGCCATCGAGACAGCCGAACAGGTCGACACGCAGTCATACGACACACTCGACAGCGTCGATATCCACACGGGTGGCCGAGTCGGTCGGCCGAAAATCACAGCACGGCCTCGAACAGAATCCGCAACGACGGTTCGCGTCCACGGGCAGTTCGACGCCGACCCGTTCACACAGGCGCTTCGGTCGACAGTGGACGGGCACGACGTCACCGTCAGACAAAGGGACGGTATCGGGTTCTAACTGCACACGGCGGTTGTCACCGGACACCCAGTTACCGTATCGCCGCTGCGACCATCTCGATTGGATGTGGCGGTTCCGCGTCGCCATCGGCGAAATCGTCAATCTGAGACCGACAGGACGCGCCGGGGGCGACAACCTGCTCGGCGGGCGAGTCAGCGATCTGTCCCAGCAGGAGATCAGCGATGCCCTCGCTCATCGAATAGTGTTCGGCCTCGTAGCCGAAGGAGCCGGCCATGCCACAACAGCCTGAATCGAGCGGGTCCACATCGTAGCCGGCCCGCCGGAGGACGCCCACGGCGTGATGGTCCTTCTTCGTCGCCTTCTGGTGGCAGTGGCCGTGGTAGGCCAGCGACTCGCCAGCCTCACTAAAGGAGATAGCCTCCCCAAGCCGGTACGTGTCGATGTACTCGCAGACGCCGTACGTGTTCTCTGCGACGGCATCGACGTCGTCGCCGGAAAGGAGGTCCCGGTAGTCGACCTGGTACATCACCGCGTCGGAGGGCTCGATAGTGACAACGTCCCAGCCCTCACGGATTCGCGGCGCGAGGGCGTCCACGTTCGCCCGTGCCGTCTCGCGAGCGTGGTCCAGCATACTCTTGGAGAACGCGGGCCGGCCGCTGTCTGTCACGTCGTCTGGCATGACGATGTGGACGCCCGCCGCCTCCAGCACTTCTACGGCCGCTTTCCCGACATCAGGGTGGCTGTAGTTCGTGTACGGGTCGGCGAGCAACAGCACCTTCCGGTCGGCTCTGCTCGCCGCGACAAGCGCCCCGCCGCGGTCGGCCCACCAGTCCCGGAACGTGGACCGGTGGAAGGCGGGCAGGGTACGCTCTTCCGTGATGCCGACCGTTTTCTCCATGAGGCGGCCCGCCCCCGGGAGGTCCATCAGCCAGTTCGACACTGGAGCGAATGCACTCCCGACCGAGAGTACCGTCTCGACGTTGGCGAACAGCCGGTCCCGGAGCGAGATACCCTCGCGCTGGTGGTGTTCGTGGACCACCTCGGCCTTGAGCTTCGCCATGTCGACGCCACTCGGACAGTCCTTCTTGCAGCCCTTACAGCCGATACAGAGGTCCAGCACTTCGGTGACAAACTCCTCGTCGAATGGGTCGTCGGGGAGGTCGCCGTCCATCGCCGACCGGAGCATGTTGGCCCGGCCGCGAGTACTGGTGATTTCCTCCTCGGCAGCGCGGTAGGTCGGACACATCACCCCGCCCGTGGTCTCCTGATGGCCGGTACAGCCCGCACACCCGTGGCAGAGTTCGACCATCCCCTGGAACCCGTTTTCGTTATCCCAGTCGAGCGCGGGCTCGAAGCCCGCGTCGAACGCGTAGTCGGGGTCGTACCGGAGGTCCTCGGCCGGGTCGTGGTCGCCGCAGATGTTGCCCGGGTTCAGCCGCCAGTCGGGGTCGAACGCCGATTTCAGGTCGCGGAAGGTTTCCCAGAGGTCGTCGCCGTACAGTTTCCGGTTCCACTGGGTTCTGGCGCGACCGTCGCCGTGTTCCCCCGACACTGACCCGTCGTACTGGACGACGAGATCCGTGATGGCGTCGGAGATGGCTTCCATCGTCTCGATGCCATCGCCGGATTTCAGGTTCAACAGCGGCCTGATATGCAACACGCCGGGGCCGGCATGGGCGTAGTATGAGGCGAAGGTGTCGTGCTCGTCGAACAGCTCCCGGATATCGGCGACGTACTCCGGGAGGTTCTCGGCCGGGACCGCCGTGTCTTCGACGAACGGCCAGTGCTTGTCGTCACCCGTTCGCGATAGCAGAATCGGCAGCCCGGCTTTGCGCATCTTCCAGAACTTGGCCTGCCGATCCGCGTCGTACGCCTCCAGCGCGTCGACGGCGTGAACGGGGGCGTCGGTGACCGACCCCGATCCCTCGCTCGGCGACGCCTTAGCGTCGTAGCCCGGGAGCCGGTCGGCGAGTAGGTCAGCGACCTTCTGAGCGCCGTCCTCGGCCGAGTCCGCGTAGAACTCGACGAGCAGCGTCGAATCCGTTTCTTCGGGAAGCATGCCGACGACATCGGCGAACTCCGGCGTCTCTGCGGCGAGGTCCAGCAGCACGTCGTCCATCACCTCGACCGCCGATGGGTCGTGGTCGAGAATCGGGGCCACGTCCCGCATCGCCGAGATAATGTCGTCGTAAGTCAGCATGGCGACGGCGGTGGCCTCGGGGACGGGTTCCAGCGAGACTGTCGCCTCCGTCACGACTGCCAGCGTTCCCTCGCTTCCGGCGAGCAGTCGGGCGAGGTTGACCTCGCCGCGCTCCCTCGCGTTGTCGACCAGTTCGTCGAGGTTGTACCCGGAGACGTTGCGCTTGAGGTCGGGATACCTGGCATCGATTTCGGCGGCGTCCTCCGAGATTATCTTGGCGACTTCGGCGTAAATCCGGGTTTCGAGATCGGCGTCCGGCCCGGCCTCGGCCGCCCGCGCTTCGAGGTTATCGATGTCGACCCAGCCGAATGTTGTTCGAGTGCCGTCTGCGAGGACGACCTCACATTCCTCGATGTACGCGTCGGTCTTGCCGTACTTCAGCGAGTGCGCGCCGGTCGTGTTGTTCCCGATTGCACCGCCGAGAACGCTCTTGTCGCCCCACGCGGGGTCCGGCGCGAATTTCAGGCCGTGGGGTTCGAGTCGGTCGTTGAGTCGAGCGATGGTGATGCCGACCTGCGCACGGGCCTGTTCGGCCTCCGGGTCGACCGACAGCGGTTCGTCCATGTGCCGCTTGAAATCGAGGACGACCGCCTCGTTTACCGACTGTCCGGCGAGACTGGTCCCGCCGCCCCGTGGGAGGACTGGAATGCCTTCCTCGGCGCAGTACTCCATCACCGCGACCACATCGTCGGTCGAGACCGGCGAGACGACGCCGATTGGGAGCTGTTCGTAGGCGCTCGCGTCAGTCGCGAACAGTTCCCGGGTGTACGCGTCGAAGCGTACGTCGCCGTCCACGCGACGCTCCAGGGCCGAAACGAGGTCCGGCCGGTTGACGCTGTCGCCCTGATAGTCGTAGTTCGCGCTCGGGTCTGTCGCCGGGTCGTGCTGTTGGGGGGGTCGGGAGTCGTATGCCATGAGTGAGAACGGAAAGGTAGTCGAGTTAGAACGCGCCCGGTGCCACGACGTAGGCCAGGATGAGCGTCAGTATGCCCGTGAACACGCCGTAGTACAGTACCGGAATCAGTTCGAGGCGGATGACGCGTCCCTCCTCGCCGATGAGGCCGACCACGGTGAGCGCGGCCACAACGTTGTGAATCGCGATGAGGTTACCGATTGCGCCACCGACCGCCTGTGCGGCGACGATGATCTGCGTCGGCGCACCGATCTGCTGGGCGGCCTGGAACTGGAACAGTCCGAACAGGATGTCGCTGACCGTATTCGAGCCAGCGATGAACGCGCCGAACGCACCGATGAAGCCCGAGAAGAACGGGAACATCTGGCCGGTCGTGCTCGCAGTAATCTCCGACAGCAGGCCGAGCATCCCGGAGTTGATCGGCGCGGTCTCCAGCACGACGGCACTGCCGGTTCGTTGCATAATCATGACCGTGGCAACTGCGAACCACAGCGCGACGACGGCTGGTGCGATGTTCCGGAGTGCCTCACTCCACGAGGCTTTGATACCGTCAGTGTCCATCCCGTGGAGCGCGTAGGTGATCACCGCGACCAGCACGAAGAGGCTGCCGGGGAGGTAGAACAACTCGACGCCCTCTGAGAACGGCGTGCCGAGAATGTTGTTCCACATGAGAACGCCGTTGGTCGCCAGGAACTCCTGAATCGGACCGACGACGCGAGTCACGACGAGCAGCGCAGCCACGAGGAGGTACGGCAGCCAGGCCATCCCCAGCGACATGTCCTGCGAATGGGATTGTTCAAACGTTGCCGTGCCGCCGTCGGCCGCAACCGTACCCTCTCGGCTGTCGCCCGTAGTGGTGCCGACACCCTCTCCGGGTTCGATGCTGCCGATCCAGTGGTCCGGCCACTGGTCCTGTGGACCGAAGTCCCACTCGTCGTCGGGAAGGAAGTAGCCGGCCCGGAGCGTCGTCGTGACGACGAGGAGTCCGACCATCGCACCCAGCAGGCCCGGGAACGTCGGGCCGAGGAAGTACGCAGTCGCGACGTAGGGAATTGCGAAGGAAGCCCACGCGAAGAGACACAGCGGCAGGACTTCGAGTGCGGGCTTGATCGACCGCTCCTCGCCGAAGAAGCGGGTCATCATCGCCACGCCGATAAAGGGAATGGCGATGCCGACGATAGCGTGGATGATCGCAGCCCAGACGCCTATCTGGGCGACGTATGCGCCGACGCTCTCGTAGCCGCCCTGCTGAAGCACCTGCTGTGCAGCGCCCGTCCCCTCTGCGAAGACCACGTCACGCAATCCGATTATCAGCGGCGTGCCGACCGCACCGAACGTGATCGCGAGGATGTTCCCCGTGAGCGCGACGACCACGGCGGCAAGCGGCGGGAAACCGAGGCCGACCAGCAGCGGGCCGACGATGGCCGCAGGCGTCCCGAAGCCGGCTGCTCCCTCGATGAACGACCCCATGAGGAACACGAGCAGGATGACCTGTACGCGCCGGTCGTCGCTAATCGAGGAGAACCCAGCATTGATCACCTCGAACGCACCGGACTGTTTCAGCGTGTACAGGAGGAGTATCGCCCCGAAGACGATAACGAGAATTCTGGTCGCTGTCAGCGCACCGCGTATCGACGCGGCGGCGATGAATCGGGGGGACATCTGCCAGCCGACGAAGGCGGCGATAGCCGCCACCGCCCACGCAATCGGCATCGTGCGTGTCGCGGGCTGGTACAGCCCGACCATCAGCACCGCAATCGTCGCCAGCGGCAGCAGTGCCAGGAGCACCAGTGTGTGCTCAGACATCGAGTCTCACCACCGAGAGACGCTCGTCCGGACAGGGGACACTTGCACCGCCTATCCGCCCCGGGAAACGATCCCGGGTACTCATTTCGGAACCACCTCGGTCCACAGCTCTATCGCTCGAAACCTTCCGAGACAGCGGTTTCTGATGGAATGCATCAGTCACGTCGTTTAGCAGGGAGTATATATACCTATCTACCGTTTACATTATAGTCTGCCCAGAATAGCGTCGAAACGGGATCGAGAGAGGTTGATACAGCAAAAATCAGGGATTATTTTGTACGAACCTCCGATATCGGATACACTCGTGTGTATCCGGTATAGCAGTTCTTTACTCGGGGATTTCACTCGACTGTACTCCTGCTGAAACGCCATACAGTCGTCTGTATTTGACGGTTTCAGAGCGACA
This genomic window contains:
- a CDS encoding helix-turn-helix transcriptional regulator, producing MSNTADDGRADGSPPSTAEFTPERVLSVFQDRTDQAKPLTATDVMDALGCSRKTAHNKLDILVERGELETRKVGARSRVWWIPFSQLVGTGTEPHQDREPPVERSIADADLPGTGETLDDRRTALRAAYDYLRENPDTDAGKLITEVFQEHPAGYKTADEWWDAIGPALEDLPQVDLAADHEHVWHYVGG
- a CDS encoding Nramp family divalent metal transporter, whose amino-acid sequence is MPEEKPTEQSDVAEETESETAEVYASRKEQRYPISSYTPVAYDNLEAAPESDAHPDTGTGGRFRELSLPKVPKLRHVVGPSAIMLGASLGSGETLFWPHLVASYGWGLYWLFLVAVSLHFIINTEIQRWTLATGESVFRAFERVHPVLPLAMLLGGFVSLGWPGWAASAARIGAEGLALGTYDFAGVDIVGWRLFGIGLMVFIWVTYQVTPLMYNVVESLQLVLVALSIAFTLLLFVLIGSVDVLFGVPGSLTEVGDYSPVGTIAVLVGALAYAGAGGYLNLSQSLWIREKGYGMGRYQGRIKNPFAGDDPETVHEDGFTFTPDTQNLKRWRGWWRVTQLEHLLTFLLGLLLVTTILVVIAVSQAPGTTSDAVDMWLIEIAPSVGGVTTSVIYVTLFLALFTTEYAIIESFVRNSSDIIYELYGREAGWSLPRLFWGLLTVFCGWGVLILTLPISISDPFGLLVVGAAMSGLLMWPYIVIVQLVNTVRLPEHTMPGWGRVVAMWVAAAFFGYFSVLLIGTGLTTRLGLRAFTVKPTVLGSGLGGYVLWAVFLLVQVYTMYRVGRAKVAADGTVADAATAKGWFS
- a CDS encoding FAD-binding and (Fe-S)-binding domain-containing protein yields the protein MAYDSRPPQQHDPATDPSANYDYQGDSVNRPDLVSALERRVDGDVRFDAYTRELFATDASAYEQLPIGVVSPVSTDDVVAVMEYCAEEGIPVLPRGGGTSLAGQSVNEAVVLDFKRHMDEPLSVDPEAEQARAQVGITIARLNDRLEPHGLKFAPDPAWGDKSVLGGAIGNNTTGAHSLKYGKTDAYIEECEVVLADGTRTTFGWVDIDNLEARAAEAGPDADLETRIYAEVAKIISEDAAEIDARYPDLKRNVSGYNLDELVDNARERGEVNLARLLAGSEGTLAVVTEATVSLEPVPEATAVAMLTYDDIISAMRDVAPILDHDPSAVEVMDDVLLDLAAETPEFADVVGMLPEETDSTLLVEFYADSAEDGAQKVADLLADRLPGYDAKASPSEGSGSVTDAPVHAVDALEAYDADRQAKFWKMRKAGLPILLSRTGDDKHWPFVEDTAVPAENLPEYVADIRELFDEHDTFASYYAHAGPGVLHIRPLLNLKSGDGIETMEAISDAITDLVVQYDGSVSGEHGDGRARTQWNRKLYGDDLWETFRDLKSAFDPDWRLNPGNICGDHDPAEDLRYDPDYAFDAGFEPALDWDNENGFQGMVELCHGCAGCTGHQETTGGVMCPTYRAAEEEITSTRGRANMLRSAMDGDLPDDPFDEEFVTEVLDLCIGCKGCKKDCPSGVDMAKLKAEVVHEHHQREGISLRDRLFANVETVLSVGSAFAPVSNWLMDLPGAGRLMEKTVGITEERTLPAFHRSTFRDWWADRGGALVAASRADRKVLLLADPYTNYSHPDVGKAAVEVLEAAGVHIVMPDDVTDSGRPAFSKSMLDHARETARANVDALAPRIREGWDVVTIEPSDAVMYQVDYRDLLSGDDVDAVAENTYGVCEYIDTYRLGEAISFSEAGESLAYHGHCHQKATKKDHHAVGVLRRAGYDVDPLDSGCCGMAGSFGYEAEHYSMSEGIADLLLGQIADSPAEQVVAPGASCRSQIDDFADGDAEPPHPIEMVAAAIR
- a CDS encoding L-lactate permease gives rise to the protein MSEHTLVLLALLPLATIAVLMVGLYQPATRTMPIAWAVAAIAAFVGWQMSPRFIAAASIRGALTATRILVIVFGAILLLYTLKQSGAFEVINAGFSSISDDRRVQVILLVFLMGSFIEGAAGFGTPAAIVGPLLVGLGFPPLAAVVVALTGNILAITFGAVGTPLIIGLRDVVFAEGTGAAQQVLQQGGYESVGAYVAQIGVWAAIIHAIVGIAIPFIGVAMMTRFFGEERSIKPALEVLPLCLFAWASFAIPYVATAYFLGPTFPGLLGAMVGLLVVTTTLRAGYFLPDDEWDFGPQDQWPDHWIGSIEPGEGVGTTTGDSREGTVAADGGTATFEQSHSQDMSLGMAWLPYLLVAALLVVTRVVGPIQEFLATNGVLMWNNILGTPFSEGVELFYLPGSLFVLVAVITYALHGMDTDGIKASWSEALRNIAPAVVALWFAVATVMIMQRTGSAVVLETAPINSGMLGLLSEITASTTGQMFPFFSGFIGAFGAFIAGSNTVSDILFGLFQFQAAQQIGAPTQIIVAAQAVGGAIGNLIAIHNVVAALTVVGLIGEEGRVIRLELIPVLYYGVFTGILTLILAYVVAPGAF